One window of the Chitinophaga niabensis genome contains the following:
- a CDS encoding response regulator transcription factor, with translation MRETKISVAIADDHLIVVNGLKAMLAKRSELHILFDAANGEELLEALTVHQPHVLLLDIQMPGLSGAELCRKVHKNYPDVRIVILTSHDDSHLVRLMMRNGAAGYLLKNTGMAELLTAIESVMEGNQFMDDQIKKNLVHEALTGQRISRYEIPLTRREQEILRLIASEASNQDIADKLSISLRTVETHRFNITHKLDVKNTAGLVKEAIKRGLID, from the coding sequence ATGCGGGAAACTAAAATATCCGTAGCGATCGCGGATGATCACCTGATAGTAGTGAACGGCCTGAAAGCGATGCTGGCCAAAAGATCAGAACTGCACATCCTCTTTGATGCTGCCAATGGAGAAGAATTGCTGGAAGCACTCACAGTGCATCAGCCACATGTGTTACTGCTGGATATTCAGATGCCCGGGCTCTCTGGTGCAGAGCTTTGCCGGAAAGTACATAAGAACTACCCGGATGTGCGCATCGTGATCCTTACCAGTCATGATGATTCTCATTTGGTGCGGCTGATGATGCGCAACGGTGCAGCCGGTTACCTGTTAAAGAATACAGGCATGGCGGAATTGCTTACCGCTATCGAATCTGTAATGGAAGGCAATCAGTTCATGGACGATCAGATCAAAAAGAACCTGGTGCATGAAGCCTTAACAGGGCAGCGTATCAGCCGTTATGAAATTCCCCTTACACGCAGGGAACAGGAGATCCTGCGCCTTATTGCCAGCGAAGCCAGCAACCAGGATATCGCCGATAAATTATCTATCAGTTTACGTACGGTGGAAACACACCGGTTCAACATTACCCATAAACTGGATGTAAAAAATACGGCAGGCCTGGTAAAGGAGGCCATTAAAAGAGGATTGATCGATTAA
- a CDS encoding VOC family protein: MKLGMVSIFVYNPIEAFKFYTEVLGFEEKMYMPEAQVAIVTAPDGPDGPLILLEPTENPIAKNYHTQLYEANIPCMVFSVENIDEEYNRLKQKGVLFTKTPQKTEYGSEAIFDDTCGNLIQLHQL, translated from the coding sequence ATGAAACTGGGAATGGTAAGTATTTTCGTATACAACCCTATCGAAGCTTTTAAGTTCTATACGGAAGTACTGGGATTTGAAGAGAAGATGTATATGCCGGAAGCTCAGGTGGCAATTGTTACCGCACCTGATGGCCCGGACGGCCCGCTCATCCTGCTGGAGCCTACAGAAAATCCCATCGCCAAAAATTACCACACGCAGTTGTATGAGGCCAACATTCCCTGTATGGTGTTCTCTGTGGAAAATATAGACGAGGAGTATAACAGGTTGAAGCAAAAAGGAGTGTTGTTCACAAAGACACCACAGAAAACGGAATATGGAAGTGAAGCTATTTTTGATGATACCTGCGGCAACCTCATCCAATTACATCAGTTGTGA
- a CDS encoding response regulator transcription factor, which translates to MMKRFFMKNRETILYGLALALLLFLLKWLELRFIIIDHAFEIYIGAIAAIFTALGIWLAVKLTKPKTVVVEKEVYIKDFTLNENELNKLRLSKRELEVLQLMAEGLSNQEIAERLFVSLNTIKTHSSKVLEKLDVERRTQAVEKAKRLSIIP; encoded by the coding sequence ATGATGAAACGATTCTTCATGAAGAACAGGGAGACCATCCTGTATGGTCTCGCACTGGCACTGTTGTTGTTTTTGCTCAAATGGCTTGAATTACGGTTCATAATAATTGACCATGCTTTTGAGATCTACATTGGTGCCATTGCTGCTATATTCACCGCCCTCGGCATCTGGCTGGCTGTAAAGCTCACCAAACCCAAAACCGTGGTAGTGGAAAAAGAGGTGTATATAAAAGATTTTACCCTGAACGAAAACGAACTCAATAAACTCCGTTTAAGCAAAAGAGAACTGGAAGTATTACAGTTAATGGCGGAAGGCCTCAGCAACCAGGAGATCGCCGAACGCTTATTTGTTTCCCTCAACACCATTAAGACCCATTCTTCCAAAGTTTTGGAAAAACTGGACGTAGAACGCAGAACACAGGCAGTAGAAAAGGCTAAGAGGTTGAGTATCATACCTTAG
- a CDS encoding YwbE family protein: MNGQNRKDIYPGLEVGIILKKDQRTGKLTYGIVKDILTSSPFHSRGIKVRLEDGQIGRVAEISWLDT, from the coding sequence ATGAATGGCCAGAATAGAAAGGATATATACCCGGGCCTCGAGGTAGGTATTATCCTGAAGAAAGATCAGAGAACCGGTAAACTCACCTACGGAATTGTAAAAGACATTTTAACCTCTTCCCCTTTTCACTCCCGTGGCATTAAGGTAAGATTGGAAGACGGCCAGATCGGCCGTGTTGCCGAGATCAGCTGGTTAGATACCTGA
- a CDS encoding DUF4199 domain-containing protein has protein sequence MKKNVLVCGLIGGAWLSIMLVYSIYLCYTRENFEGNMVLGFASMILAFSLIFIAVRNYRNKYNGGVITFGKAFKIGLYIALIASSMYVLTWVIDYYLFVPDFMEKFTAHSMKIAESKGASPAEIAEKTKEMNWYKEMYKNPVMVVLLTYMEVFPIGLVIALIAALILKRKHKKEVVVTN, from the coding sequence ATGAAAAAAAATGTGCTTGTCTGCGGGTTGATAGGAGGTGCCTGGTTATCTATCATGTTGGTGTATTCCATCTACCTCTGTTACACACGGGAGAATTTTGAAGGTAATATGGTGCTGGGCTTTGCCAGCATGATCCTTGCCTTTTCCCTGATCTTTATTGCCGTCAGGAATTACAGGAATAAGTATAACGGGGGAGTGATCACCTTTGGGAAGGCTTTTAAGATCGGTTTATACATTGCACTGATCGCCTCTTCCATGTATGTGCTTACCTGGGTGATAGATTATTATCTGTTTGTGCCGGATTTTATGGAAAAATTCACGGCCCATAGTATGAAGATCGCGGAATCAAAAGGAGCATCGCCGGCTGAAATAGCCGAAAAAACAAAAGAGATGAACTGGTACAAAGAAATGTACAAGAATCCGGTAATGGTGGTATTACTCACTTATATGGAAGTATTTCCCATTGGCCTGGTCATTGCCCTGATCGCCGCCCTCATACTTAAAAGGAAACATAAAAAGGAAGTTGTTGTCACTAACTAA